DNA sequence from the Carnobacterium funditum DSM 5970 genome:
TTGTACGAAATGACAACAATCCAAATTTATCAATGATTGCCATGCTAGTGGGTAGTTTTTCAAATATCATTTTAGACTATCTATTTATATTCCCGCTTAATATGGGAATATTTGGTGCTGCTTTTGCAACCGCCCTCGCCCCAATGATAAGTATTTTAGTTCTGATGGTTCATTTCGCACATAAGAATAACACGATTAAGTTGATTAGAAATAAATTGGAATTAAATCTAGTTTATGATATTTTTAGTTTAGGACTATCTTCATTTATTATTGAAGTCTCTTCAGCCGTTGCTTTGATTACTTTTAACATCGTTATTTTACGACTAGAAGGAAATGACGGGGTAGCAGCCTATGCCATTGTAGCTAATTTAGCTTTAGTAGCCATTGCGATTTTCACTGGATTAGCTCAAGGTGCCCAACCGTTAATAAGCAACTATTTTGGGCTAAAAGAATTTGATAGGCTAAAAAAAACCCGTAAATTTGCCTTGATTACAACGTTTATAATCGCATTTGTAATCTATATTATCACTATGGTGTTTTCTGAAAGTATTATACAAATTTTTAACAGTGAAAATAATAGCCTTGTTGCGCAAATGGCAGATGTAGGACTAAAATTTTATTTTCTTGGATTCTTCTTTGCAGGTATAAACATTGTAACCACTATGATCTTGAGTGCTACAGAAAACATTAGAGAAGCACTATTTATCTCACTCTCACGAGGATTAATCATTATTGTTCCTGTAGTTCTAATGGCAAGTTATTTTTGGAATATGATAGGTGTATGGCTTGCATTTGTTATAACAGAATCGATTGTCACTGGAATAGGTATTTATTTAGAACAGTTGAGAAATAAGTCAATAATCAATCGAAAGAACTAAGACACCAAAGAGGCTTTAAACATTTTCACAAGAAGAAAAATAAAATTTTGTTCTAATAAGGTTCTAGATACACGAATTTATCTCATTTCATGTGTTCATGAGTCATAATGACCTTTTTCAAGTTTTAAATAAATATAAGATGTAGTATTGAATTATGAGATTAAGGATTAGATAAAAGAAACTACACAATCAAGGAAATAAATAATAGCTCAAAACCAACATACAAACAGTAGGTATGTCACACTTCTAGAAAAGAGGTTATTATTATGAAACTTGAAAGTTTATATGCGGTTATTATGACAGAGGAAGTAAAAAAAGTTGCTCTTTTCTATACAACTATTTTAAATTTTGAAATCATTTAGGAAGAAGATGGGTATATCAGCTTAATAAATAAACAAGGTGAACATACTTTTGAACTTGCAGTATTAGACTACCAACACAAAACGGTTCCTAAGGATTTTAGAAACAAAACTACAGGCTTAATTATTAATTTTAAAGTTGAGAATGCCACAGAATTATATAATAAGATACGATTAGATGATAACATAAAAATTGTGAAGACATTAAGAGATGAGGATTTTGGGCAAAGACACTTTATAATGAGTGATCCAATTGGAGTTCTTATTGACGTAATCGAAAATATCCCACCATCAAAAGCCTTTGCTGATATGTATAAAGAAGAGGTTTAAATGAAAAATAATGAACAGTCAGAATTAACCAAGTCTAAAATTCTAGCTACCGCTTTAAAAGAAGTTACTCAAAGGGATACGCACAAGTTTCCTTAGAAAAAATTGTAAAGCAATTGAAGTTGACTAGAGGGTCGTTGTACTACCATTTCAAAGGAAAAAAAGGTCTATTTCAGGCAGTAGTAGAAAACGTGCAAGAAAGTGTAGCAAGAGAAGTAGAAAAAGCAGCCATGCTAGAGTCTAATCCTTGGAAATCGCTTGTATCAGGGTCTAAGGCATTTATCAGAGTAATGTTGAGTGACGAAAATCAAAGAGTTTTGATAGTCGATGCACCAACCGCAATAGGCTTGAGACTTTGGGAAGAAATAGATGACACTTATTCCGGATCATATTTATATGATCATTTAAAAAGTATGTCTGCTATGGGTAAACTAACTAATCTTTCTGTTGAGGCGCTGACGTCCATGCTCTCTGGTGCAATGGATGAAGTTGTTATGTGGGTTGGAAAACGTGATAATAAAGAAACAGCAATAACTGAAGTTGGCGAAATTATCGAACAAATGATACTAGCGTTTAAAAGGGAGGTAGATTCATGTGGGAAAAAAATTAGTAAGCTATTATGATTTAAGTTATGCGACTGATATTGCAAATAAACTTAAATGTTCAGATAGTAAATTTGATGCAGAAATTTTTTTAGACTACTTAAATACAAATCTTGGAAGTGAAACCTTTCTTGCAAGACAAGATTTGTATGTAAATGCTTTTGAACTAGCACTTAATATTGAGTACAAAGATTATCTGGAATTGTTTAAATCCATTTGGGGTAGCGAACTTAAGAAAGAAACAGGTATGTTTACAGAGGGTTGGTGGCTTTGGCCAATAGGTCGCTTTGTTGAACGACATGCAAACGAAGACCCAATCGCTTCATATATTTTTATTAAAGAGTTTACAAAGAGACAGACGGGTGAATATGCTATAAGACCACTGCTGATACAACATACTGAATTAACTATGAAAACCATGTTAACATGGAGTACTGATCAAAACGTTCATGTAAGAAGATTAGCGAGTGAAGGGATAAGAATTCATTTACCATGGGCGCCAAAGACAGTAGCAGCACTCGACTATTTTGATATATACAAAACTATACTAACTAACCTCAAGAATGATACTTCAAAATTCATACAAAAAAGTGTAGGAAACAATTTAAATGATCTATACAAGGAAAATCAATCACTTGCAGATGAAATGATTAATTCTTGGAAAGAAGATGAACTTACAGCTGCTACTAAATGGATTATAAAACATGGACAAAGGCGATTGTAAGCAATCTAATTTGTTACAATAAAGAATATGGCTAAGTGGCTATAAAGAAATAAATTCAATAAAAAAGATTTTTGTATTTTGGTAAAAAACATCCTCTTATGAAATTGATATTCTTAAATTTTTAAAAGACTATGTTTTAGGAAAAAGCATAAAGAGATTCAGGCGCCTAGAGGTCGAAAAAGGGCGTTTTCTTAACTTTCTTCAAAAGGTTTCCCTATCAACGTTTGTAGGACACTTTTAAGGTGTTTTTTTGCCTGTCTTTTGTTTCTATGTTCACGACGAACCTTTTCAGACTAAAGGCGAAAAAAGGATCAGAGAGGACAGACGGTTTTTAGCCTCGCAGAAGACCACACTTTATGACGTAAAGTATAGAGGGTTGTACTTTACATCGAAGTTAGGCCGATATGAGACTTAAA
Encoded proteins:
- a CDS encoding MATE family efflux transporter produces the protein MLSECLFILKGEKMKHSVLQKFIKYTSVNILGMMGLSLYILADTYFVSKALGSIGIASLNLSISIYSIIHGLGLMIGIGGATKFIILKTQKNEKANRVFSTALKVGLVIGILLILIGIFGSKRLAMGLGADSVTLPLTQTYLTTILVFAPFFIVNNILLAFVRNDNNPNLSMIAMLVGSFSNIILDYLFIFPLNMGIFGAAFATALAPMISILVLMVHFAHKNNTIKLIRNKLELNLVYDIFSLGLSSFIIEVSSAVALITFNIVILRLEGNDGVAAYAIVANLALVAIAIFTGLAQGAQPLISNYFGLKEFDRLKKTRKFALITTFIIAFVIYIITMVFSESIIQIFNSENNSLVAQMADVGLKFYFLGFFFAGINIVTTMILSATENIREALFISLSRGLIIIVPVVLMASYFWNMIGVWLAFVITESIVTGIGIYLEQLRNKSIINRKN
- a CDS encoding DNA alkylation repair protein → MGKKLVSYYDLSYATDIANKLKCSDSKFDAEIFLDYLNTNLGSETFLARQDLYVNAFELALNIEYKDYLELFKSIWGSELKKETGMFTEGWWLWPIGRFVERHANEDPIASYIFIKEFTKRQTGEYAIRPLLIQHTELTMKTMLTWSTDQNVHVRRLASEGIRIHLPWAPKTVAALDYFDIYKTILTNLKNDTSKFIQKSVGNNLNDLYKENQSLADEMINSWKEDELTAATKWIIKHGQRRL